From Erigeron canadensis isolate Cc75 chromosome 8, C_canadensis_v1, whole genome shotgun sequence, one genomic window encodes:
- the LOC122578638 gene encoding cytochrome c oxidase subunit 6b-1-like, whose translation MAESDKSKSLSEDYLLKDTVEKVAATAEPVEKSPEKDAVDDAPEPSVTEDSVESSAASAVTESVAASVDAAAEETVAATDSSDTDATEPAPAASEESGETAEEENTADETPEIKLETAPGDYRFPTTNQSRHCFTRYVEYHRCVAAKGEGASECDKFAKYYRSLCPGEWVDRWNEQRENGTFPGPL comes from the exons ATGGCGGAGTCTGATAAATCCAAATCCTTATCTGAG GATTATCTTCTCAAGGATACAGTAGAGAAGGTGGCTGCAACTGCTGAACCTGTGGAGAAAAGTCCTGAAAAGGATGCTGTTGATGATGCTCCTGAACCATCAGTCACTGAAGATTCGGTTGAGTCTTCGGCTGCCTCCGCAGTCACAGAAAGTGTCGCTGCATCTGTAGATGCAGCTGCAGAAGAAACTGTGGCTGCAACTGACAGTTCTGATACGGATGCCACTGAGCCGGCTCCAGCTGCTTCTGAAGAAAGTGGTGAAACTGCTGAAGAAGAGAACACAGCTGATGAAACACCCGAGATTAAG CTGGAGACAGCACCTGGAGATTATCGATTTCCAACCACAAATCAAAGCAGACACTGCTTTACCAGATATGTTGAGTATCATCG GTGTGTGGCTGCAAAAGGAGAAGGTGCTTCTGAATGCGATAAGTTTGCAAAATACTATCGGTCACTTTGCCCAGGCGAATGG GTAGATCGATGGAATGAGCAGAGGGAGAATGGCACATTCCCAGGCCCTCTCTAG